The genomic interval TTCTACGACGAGATCAACCGCGTCTTCATGGCGGAGGTCGACTGGACACTCGGGCCGAGTTTGGATGCACTCGACGACATGCTCTACGGCGGCTACGGCGCGCTCGACGGCGATGCGCCGGTGACGCTGGTGTGGACGGCGTTCGAGAAGAACCGGCAGGACCTGGGCGTGGAAACGACGCGCCGCTTCCTGCAGGCCAAGCTCGCGCACCCCGAACGCTTCAACTTAGCGCATG from Luteimonas sp. S4-F44 carries:
- a CDS encoding barstar family protein, which translates into the protein MLDGTRIHDIPSFYDEINRVFMAEVDWTLGPSLDALDDMLYGGYGALDGDAPVTLVWTAFEKNRQDLGVETTRRFLQAKLAHPERFNLAHVQRQLDALEAGTGQTYFEIVLEILASHPNIELVIR